In the Tenrec ecaudatus isolate mTenEca1 chromosome 16, mTenEca1.hap1, whole genome shotgun sequence genome, one interval contains:
- the LBX1 gene encoding transcription factor LBX1, producing MTSKEDGKAAPGEERRRSPLDHLPPPANSNKPLTPFSIEDILNKPSVRRSYSLCGAAHLLAAADKHAPGGLPLAGRALLSQTSPLCALEELASKTFKGLEVSVLQAAEGRDGMTIFGQRQTPKKRRKSRTAFTNHQIYELEKRFLYQKYLSPADRDQIAQQLGLTNAQVITWFQNRRAKLKRDLEEMKADVESAKKLGPSGQMDIVALAELEQNSEASGGGGGGGCGRAKSRPGSPALPPGVPQAPGAGPLQLSPASPLTDQPASSQDCSEDEEDEEIDVDD from the exons ATGACATCCAAGGAGGACGGCAAGGCGGCGCCGGGGGAGGAGCGGCGGCGCAGCCCGCTGGACCACCTGCCGCCGCCCGCCAACTCCAACAAGCCGTTAACGCCTTTCAGCATCGAGGACATCCTGAACAAGCCGTCCGTGCGGCGAAGTTACTCGCTGTGCGGGGCGGCGCACCTGCTGGCCGCGGCGGACAAGCACGCGCCGGGCGGCTTGCCGCTGGCGGGCCGCGCGCTGCTCTCGCAGACCTCGCCGCTGTGCGCGCTGGAAGAACTCGCCAGCAAGACCTTTAAGGGGCTGGAGGTCAGCGTCCTGCAGGCAGCCGAAG GTCGCGACGGGATGACCATCTTTGGGCAGCGGCAGACCCCCAAGAAGCGACGGAAGTCGCGCACGGCCTTCACCAACCACCAGATCTACGAGCTGGAGAAGCGCTTCCTCTACCAGAAATACTTGTCCCCCGCCGACCGCGACCAAATCGCGCAGCAACTGGGCCTCACCAACGCGCAGGTCATCACCTGGTTCCAGAACCGGCGCGCCAAGCTCAAGCGGGacctggaggagatgaaggccgACGTGGAGTCCGCCAAGAAACTGGGCCCAAGCGGGCAGATGGACATCGTGGCGCTGGCCGAACTAGAGCAGAACTCGGAGGcctcgggcggcggcggcggcggcggctgtggCCGCGCCAAGTCGAGGCCCGGCTCCCCCGCGCTACCCCCAGGCGTCCCGCAGGCCCCGGGCGCCGGGCCCCTGCAGCTCTCCCCCGCCTCCCCGCTCACGGACCAGCCGGCCAGCAGCCAGGACTGCTCAGAGGACGAGGAAGACGAGGAGATCGACGTGGACGACTGA